The Flavobacterium sp. M31R6 nucleotide sequence TTTCATCATTAGTATTTGGACTCGTAAGTGTAATAACGGTTCCTTTTGATTGGAATTTGCTTCCTTTTAAATCAACAGTAATGTCCTGCGCTTTCGCGGAAGTATTGACAACTTTTACAATTACTTCTTTGGTATTGGCATCTTTCACAGCCGATGCAAATAAGTCGTTTTGACCTGTAACTGCTTTACCGTCTTTGGTGATTGATAATAAATCAGTTCCTTTATTGTTAGCGAATAATTTTTGCACATAATAATTTGGTGTACCAAAGGACTCTAAATTATTAAACCAAATCATATCTGGTGTCCATTGCCAACCTTCTTCGTGAGCAAATAAAGGAGCATACGAAGTAAGATGAACTACTTCTGCATTGCGTTCCATTCCGGTCATAAAAGCGGCTTCAGAAAAAGCACATTCCCAACTGTTTTTGTTGTCAGGACTTGCAATGGCTACCGTTTGAGCAGCATATTCTCCAGCGAAAATTTTTGGCCCTTTGCGGTCGTAATTGTCGTAACGAGTTGCATTTTCTCTAAACCATTTTGGTTCTTTATAATAATGCTCATCAATGATTTCGGCATTCAATTTTTTAAGTTCCGATTGTGCATACTCAAAATAATCTCCTTCTGGAAATGGTCCGCTTCCTGAAACAATAGTAATTTCTGGATGTTTTGATTTGATTGCTTTTTCAAACACTTTGTAACGCTCGATATAATCGGTTCCCCATTGTTCGTTCCCGACTCCAATAAATTTCAAATTAAACGGTTTTGGGTGTCCCATATCCGAACGAACTTTCCCCCACGGAGTATCTACACTTCCGTTGGCAAATTCAATTAAGTCAATCGCATCTTGTACATAAGGATCCAATTGATCCATAGGAACCAACTCGCCAGTATTGAATTGACAAGCCATTCCACAACTTAAAATTGGTAATGGAGTTGCTCCGATATCTTCGGATAATTGAAAATATTCAAAAAAGCCTAAACCAAAAGACTGAAAATAATCAGGTGTTGGTTTGTGTGCAAATTCTGTATTCCAGCGGTTAACTAAGCTTTCTCTATTATCAACTTCTCCAACTGTTTTTTTCCATTGGTAACGTTGTGCCAGAGTTCTTCCCTCAACAATACAGCCGCCTGGGAAACGTAAAAAACCAGGTTTCATATCATATAACAATTGTACTAAATCTTTTCGAAGGCCATTTTTTCTATTGTTCCAAGTATCTTCTGGGAATAATGAAATCATATCCAAATCGATAGTTCCTGTCCCTTCAAAAGTAAAACGCAATTTTGCTTTTGCTTCTGTGGCTGTTGGAGTAAGCTGAGCGGTATACTCATTCCAACCTGAAGCAGTAGGAACAATGCTTGTTTCGCCTAAAACTTTATTGTCTTTTCCAATGAATTGAATAATAATCTTCGATATATTTCCAGCTTCTTTAGATGCTTTTAGAGTCAAATTGTATTTTGCTCCACTTTTAATTCCCATTCCTCTGAAACCTTCATTGATGATTTCATAGCCTTTAGCATCTTTTACCGTAACTCGGCAATAATTATGATTGTTCCCTTTTTTTGAAAATTGAACAGGAACAGCAATTCCTGATTCGGTATTAAAATTATGTTTGTCACTTTTTGGTTGTATCCAACCCATTAAAGGATCGTCAAATTCAAATGAGCGGTTTTTTACCATTTCGGCATACAAACCTCCATCGGCAGCAAAGTTGATATCTTCAAAAAAGATTCCATACATTGTTGGCTGAATTTTGGTTATTGTTTTGCTGGTATTTACTTCAAGAGTTGTTTGCTGCGCATTAGCATAAATGCCATTTAGTAAAAGACCGCAAAGGGTTATTTTGGTGATTAAATTTGCTTTCATATGTTTTTGTTTAAAGTTTCATGTTTAAAGTTTTAAGCTTTTGGATTGGCTTTTAAACTTTAATAATTATTCTGTTTTAGTCTCTATTATTCGACAGTCCGCAAAGTGTACCAAGTATTTTTTTTGCCACTGATTTCACTGATTTTCACTGATTTTATTCGCATTAATAAAGAAATCTGTGTGAATCTTTTTAATCTGTGGCTATTTTTATCGGTTTGGTATTGGTCACGGATAATCATATTATATCATCTCTTTTTACTTTTTCAAATCAATCCAAACTTTCATTTTTCCAACTCCTCTGTTTGACCAAGAATAATAAGGAATTGCTTTAAGTTTGTCAGTTTGAATGGTATTTACACCATTCAAAAGGTTTTCTTCTTTGGTTACTTTAAATTTATCATTAGCATCGATAGTGATTTTGTCAAAGTTGGTTGCATTGTCCATTTCTTCAATAGCATACACAATCGGGCCATATTCCAAAGCTACTTTACCAATATTGCCTTCCACTTTGGTATTGGTTACGACTTCTTTTACTTCCATTGGTAAGTCCAGTTTTATGGTGTCTCCTTTTTTCCATTTTCGGGTAATGCTGATGTATCCTTTATCTTCTTTATATCCTAAAGGTTTTCCGTTTATCGTCAGCGTAACTTTTGCGGAAGCGAGATTTTTATAACTATACAAATCGCCTGGTAAAACTTGGTTTCTGGCCCAACCCGGAATTCTTAATTTAATAGTGAATTCACTTTCTTTTTTGGGTGAAACGGTTAGCGCTACTTTACCGTCCCAAGGATAATTGGTTTGTTGTGAAATTTGTAATTCTGTTTTGTCTAAAGTAATTTTTGCAGTATTCGAAGCATATAAATTCACATAAAGCACGTTTTTGCTTGTAGAAAATATCAATCCCGGAATCGAAGGAATAAAACGAATTAAATTTGTTGGGCAACAAGAACAATCAAACCACGATTGACGGGTACAAGAACCTCTATTGTTTTTGTAAACTCCATCAGATTCCAGTGCATTTGGATAGAAAAATTGTTTTCCGTCCAATGAAATTCCAGAGATTAATCCGTTGTATAAAGAGCGTTCAATTACATCAAAATAATCGGAATTTCCAGTCAAATTATGAAGTCTGTGGTTCCAATACACATCGCCAATGGCTGCACAAGTTTCATTGTAAGCTGTTAGGTTCGGCAATTCATAGTTTGCTCCAAAAGCTTCTCCGTCATGTATTGCACCAATTCCACCTGTGATGTACATTTTTTTGTTGACCATATTTGTCCACAAATTATTCACCGCATTCAGGTAGTCTTTGTCATTGTATATGGCAGCAATATCAGTCAATCCGGAGTACATATAAACGGCTCTCACGGCATGTCCAACCGCTTCTTTTTGCTGGATAACTGGAATGTCATCCTGTGCATAAGCACCGTATAGTTTATGGTTTTTTGGATTTCCTCTATTGTCCAGAAAATATTTGGCTAAATGGAGATAGTCTTTATTGTTGGTAATTCTATAAAGATTTACCAAACCAGTTTCTACAATTTGATGACCTGGAACGCCATGGACTTGGTCTTTCCCGTCGCCAAATGTTGTCACCAACAAATTTGCATTTTTGATGGCAATGTCCAAGAAGTTTCTTTTCCCGGTCGCTTCATAATGCACTACCGCGGCTTCTATCATATGTCCTGAGTTGTATAATTCATGACTGATTTGTAAAGATTCCCAACGTTTTCCCTCTATAACCGGCACCCATGGTGCTGGTGGTTTGGCAGGATTGATCGTTCTCCAAGTAGTTAAATAACCGTCTTTTTCCTGTCCCACTTTAATAATACCAATAAGGGAATCCAGTAATTTTTCTAGTTTTGGATTGGGTTCACTTATAAGGGTGTTTGAGGCACCCTCGATTATTTTGTAAACGTCGGTATCGTCAAAAGGCATTTGTCCTTTTACTTCTCCTTTCATCTTTCCGCCTGCGATTAAGAAATTGTCCATACGTCCTTCTTCCTCGCATTTCTTAATTGCGTATTCGATGGTTTTTTCTTGAACTCTTTTTATAATTGGTAACCAAAAGTTATCAGTTAGTTTTACGTTTTGAATGTTAACTGGCGTTATGGTATATCCAGAGTTTTTGGACACAATGTTCTGTGCATTCATAGCGCTTGAGAGCGATAATGAAACTAACAGAAGCAGTGTGTGGTTTTTTAAATTAAAAATTTTCATATATGTAAAATTTAATTGTCATTGGTCATATATGGTATCGCCTTTTTATTTGTTGGTGTTTGCTTTCGCAAACTGTTTGTTAATGGCGATTTCATAAACGGTTTTTATTAGCAAGCTGCAAGATAAATAAAATAAGTGTATAAAATACATTTTTAAATGTTTTTATAGTTTCTAAGAATCTAAGGCAGTAAGTTGCTAAGATTATGCAGATAACTTTAACAGGGGTAATATTTTTTTAACTTAGTATCTCAGCAACTTAGGGACTTAGAAACTTTTTCTAAAGCCTTGGCCATAAATCAGCGTCCCATTTCACTTCCTTTATTTGCAGTAATGGTCTTCCATTTTGTTTGGCATTATAAGCGTGGTAAATGATATAATCTTTTCCGTCAAAAGTATAGGTACTGTTGTGTCCAGCTCCGAACCAGTTTTTGTCTCCTTGAATTAGTAAAGTTCCACCTCCTTCGGTTAATAATTTTCCGTCTTTGTCAACGTAAGGTCCCGTTATGGTTTTCGATCTTCCAACGACTACTTTATAATTGCTTTTTTCACCTCTGCAACATAAATCCCAAGAAAGGAATAAGTAGTAATATTCATTTTTCTTAAAAACAAAAGGAGCCTCAAGAGCTGCATCACCTGGATCTGCATCGGCCAGTCCAAATGTTCTTTTGCGTTTAGCAATCGTATGCCATTCTTGCGGTTGTGCTATTGACTTTAAATCGGGGTTCAATTTGACCATTTTTAATCCTTCCCAAAAAGAACCGAAAGCGAGCCATGGAGTATTGTTTTCATCGAATGTCAAATTAGGATCGATGGCATTCCAAAGGTCCCGGTTGGGAATAGATTGAATGACAATTCCCTGATCAACCCATTTGTAAGCTGGATCTTTTGGGTCTAAAGTAGTATTGGTCGTTACTCCAATCGCCGAAGTGTTTTTTGCGAAAGCGGAAACTGAATAATACAAATAATAGGTGTTGTTGTGAAAAGAAATGTCCGGTGCCCAAATGTGATTGTCAAAACCAGGAACCACGGCGTCCACCCAAAGGGGTTTTTCTTTAAATATTTGGGGTTCCGGGTTCCAGTTTTTTAAGTCTTTGGAACTGAATACGCTGATTCCTTTTCCAGTGCAATACAAATAGTAGGTGTCTTTTTGTTTAATCATTACTGGGTCATGAACTGTAATGTCCTGTGCGAAGGATGAGGTGCCAATGAATAGGATCAAGAAGAAGAGTAGTAGAGAGGTGTGTTTATGTAATTTCATATGTGTTGCTTTTTTAAACATTTAAGTCATTTTGTAAATTCAAGTTTTATGTCATTAGCTAATCTTTCTTTTCTCTACCAATGACGTTTTTTTTGCATCCCAACTACTCGCAAACTTGTCATGCTGACGAAGGAAGCATCTCTGTAAGTAGCACCGCAAAGTAAGGGACTCAGATTGTCGAGTTTGCTTCGCCAGTCGCTATCGCTCGTGTCTTGCGGAGATCCCTCCTCAGTCGGGAAGACAATATTGGGTGGAGGTATTGTGTAACTAGGACTAGTTGAATTTCATTGATATTGTATTCTTACAACCGCAATCTGAATACTTCTTACTCAGTTATCCCCTCCGTTGTCATAATTATCCTTTTCATAGACCCGTCTTTATTGTAAAACAAACGATCTACACAAACAGACCTCCTAAAGCTACCGCCATTCGGCTCGATGCTTCCATTGTGGTAAATGAAATAGGATTTTCCTTTGAAATCGATAATCGCTTGGTGATTGGTATTGGAGTTTCCAGCAATTTCATTCAAAATGCCTTTGTATTCCCATGGACCGTTGATAGATTTACTCATGGCGTAGGCAATTTTCTCAGGAAACTGATAGGCATATGATAAGTAATACCAGTTGTTGTGTTTGTGAATCCAAGGCGCTTCGGTATAATTTGGCAAAGAAATGGTTTGGATTGGGCCATCAAGTTCGGTCATGTTTGCTTTTAATTTGGCATAATGGCAAACGGTATTTCCCCAAAAAATATAGGCCTGTCCATCATCATCAATCATCACAGTTGGGTCGATATCGTCCCAGCTAATATTGGTTTGGGTCGTCATGTCATTGGTGATAAGCGCTTTTCCTAATGCGTCTTTGAAAGGCCCTGTCGGGCTGTCTGAAACAGCAACTCCAATCGCTTTCCCATTTATGGTTCCGTGTTCAATAGTGACATACCAGTAAAATTTGCCATTGCGCTCAATCACTTGTGCAGCCCACGCATCGGCTTTTGCCCACGCAAAGTCAGTTACTTTTAATGGAACGGGATGTTCTTGCCAATGCACCATGTCTGAGGTGGAATACACCAGCCATTCATTCATTTTATAAAAATTGAAATCATTTGGCGCTTCATCATGACCCGCATAGAGGTAGACTTTGTCTTTGTAAACCAAAGCTGCTGGATCTCCAGTGTATTTATCTTTGATAATTGGGTTATTGATTAGAGTCTTAGGGTCCGTCTTTTTTTCATTGGCGGAAGCCGAAACAGAATTTTGCGCAACAGTTTTGGACATTGAAATAATTGCCAAGAGGGATAAGGTTATGATTGTTTTTTTTGTTTTCATTTTTCTCTAAAAAGAAGTTAAAGAATATGGTTTAAAACAAATGCCTTTTTTAAATCATTAAAAAAGGCATTTGTTAAGTAATAGATTAATTTATTTTCTTGCCCCAAACAGGTATTCCTGCGGTGGTAAGTCCAGAGTAGGTTAGCGTTACTTTGCGGGTTGCGCTTTCCCAATCCCAGGCATCATTTACTTTACATTTTATACCATTTACGGTCAATGTTTTGGAAGTGCTGTCATACGCCCAAGTTCCTGAAACGCCACCGCTCACTTTTTTATCAGCAGTTAAGTAAATTGTAGCTGATTTTTGAATGGTGGCATATTGGTAATTCATAGTAATTTGTTCCCATGTTCCAACAAATGAAGCTTCAGAAATGGTAGTAGCAGGCACACCAGCGTAACGCTCTGGAGCAACTACCGGCCATCCATCCTCAGTCCATTGGATTTCGCGAACATGTCCCATCATTATGGCATTGGAAACATTGATTCCTGGAACATCTTTTGGTAAACGAGCTTGTGATGAGTAAAACCACTGTTTTGTTTCCGGATTTTGGAAAACAGCACAATGTGAAATTCCAACCCAGCCAGTATGATTATTGAAGCCGTAAGGATGTGTCAGCATTGGCCAACAATCGGCTCCGTTTGTTACATTGGCACCATCAATTCCTAGATAAGGTCCCATAATGTTTTTCGAACGACAAACTCTGGTGTTGTAGGGTACATCAAGTCCATCATAAGCCATAAAAAGATAATAATATTGTGTGTCTGGATTGTATATAATTTCCGGTCCTTCGGAGGCTTGCCAACGACTGGTTGCGCTACGTGTAGCGATGCGAGTTCCATAATCGCTCAAGGTTTTCAGTTGGTCTGGTTTTCCGGTTGTTGGATTCAGTTTTAAAGCTGCAATACCAGAATGCCAAGAACCGTAAATTAGGTATTGCTCTCCGGCTGGTGTTTCAATAAAACTCGGGTCAATTGCATTAAATTTAAAATAAGCATCTTCCCAATTTCTAGCACCAGTAAATGAATATGGTTTTAGACCATCGGGTTCTGAACAAACTACCATTCCTTTGTCTGTCCAAACTTTTGAAGCTAAATCATCTGTTTCGGCCAAACCAATAAAGGCTCTTTCTGACCAAGAGTTATCGAAAGTAGTTCCAATTATGGGGTTATCGACCACAATGCTATAATACATACGGTATTTGTTGCCCACTTTTCGAACACAAGGAGCCCAAAAGCCATAGTTAGGACTTGTAATTGCTGGCAAAATTGGATTCATTCTGGATCTCTTGTTGTTTACGGAGTCTAATACCCAAGCAGGTGCCGTGGCCATCGTAGATCCCATGAATTCCCAATTAATGAGGTCCTTGGAACGTCTGTAGAAAAAATGTCCATGTCCATCTGTTGCACCTCCGTAGGAAGCGTCTGTTTGATACATATAATAATAATCACCACATTTTGCTACCGACGGATCATGTACGTTGGCTAAATTCCATTTCGAATTATTACCCCAAGAGGAAATCGAGGAATAATTGTCGGCATAAGTAGGCCCATCGAACGTTGGAGTAGGAGTAGGTGTTGGTGTCGGCGTTGGAGTAGGAGTTGGCTCTGGTGTAGGATCATCCCCTTTGGAACAACTACCCAATGAGACTGCCACAGTTAGTACAAGGACTAAATAACATGCTACTCTTACAATGGAATTTGATTTTTTCATATGTAGATCTTTATTGTTTTTTATCTGTCATATGTAATTCGCATATTTTCATTAGTTATTGGAACCAATTTATCGACATGCTCATTTCATAACGGATTTTTATTTTCCTTCTAACATTATAACCGAAAAAGGAGGGACGTTAACTGTAAGTTTTCCTTTTTTATTTTCAAAACCTTTGAAAGGAACGGGTTGTATTTTTGTTGGATTATCAAATGAATTGAAATCTTGAAGTTTTGATGAAGTTATAGCTTGACCAGTGATGGTTTTGATTCCAAGTTCATTAAGGTCAATTTCAACTGTGTTTTCTTTTTTAGCATCTATATTTACCAATGAAATATGAACCAATCCTTTTTTGTCTTTCGAAGCCGAAGCTGACAAGGCAGGAAGTGTTTCGTCTTTATAAGTATATAGTGGTGATTTTATGGAAATAGGTAATTGTTGTGCGTCTTGGTGTACGCTGTACAATTGCATTACATAATAAGTCGGTGTCAAGATCATTCTGGCTTTGTCTGTAAGGATAACAGCTTGTAAAACATTAACACATTGTGCTAAGTTAGCCATACGAACTCTGTCTGCATGATTGTTGAAAATGTTAAGAGTTGATCCAGCCAAAACTGCATCTCTCATTGTGTTTTGTTGGTAAAGGAATCCAGGATTTGTTCCTTTTTCTACTTCATACCAAGCTCCCCATTCGTCTACAATCATTGCCACTTTTTTTTCTGGATCATACTTGTCCATAATGGCCGAATGTTTGGTAACCAATTCTTCCATTTTCAAAGCGGATTTCATCGTTTGGAAATATTCAAATTCTGTGTAATCTCTATCATCTCCTTTTTTTGTCCAATCGATCACTGCATAATGGTGTACTCCAACTCCTCCTAACATGTTTAGAGGAATGTCTTTCATTAAGGTTTCTGTCCAATTATAATCGGCACTATTAGAGCCAGAAGCAATACGAGTTAGACCTCCTGTGTTTTCCCAATCAGACATGAAAGTCGCGAATTTTCTATATTCTCCTACATAATAATCGGCTGTCATGTTTCCTCCACAACCCCAAGCTTCATTTCCAACTCCCCAGAATTTTACTTTCCAAGGCTCTTTTCTGCCATTTTTTATACGCAAATCGCTCATCGGGCTTTTACCTCCAAAGTTGGCATATTGTACCCAATCTGCCAGTTCTTGTACGGTTCCGCTACCTACATTGCCTGATAGATAAGGTTCTGCGCCTAAGGTTTCGCATAAATTTAGGAAGTCATGAGTTCCAAAACTATTGTCTTCGGTAGTTCCTCCCCACCATCTGTTTACGATTGTAGGTCTATTTTCTTTTGGACCAATACCGTCTTTCCAGTGATACGTATCTGCAAAACAACCACCAGGCCAACGAAGATTAGGAATTTTTAATTTTTTTAAGGCATCGATAATGTCGTTACGAACACCTGCTGTATTTGGTATTTTAGAAGTATCACCCACAAAAAATCCACCATAGATACACCTTCCTAAATGCTCTGCAAAATGGCCATAGATGTTTTTGTTAATAGTTGGAGCATTTGCAGTATTTTTTATGGTAACTACTGTGG carries:
- a CDS encoding alpha-L-arabinofuranosidase C-terminal domain-containing protein — its product is MKANLITKITLCGLLLNGIYANAQQTTLEVNTSKTITKIQPTMYGIFFEDINFAADGGLYAEMVKNRSFEFDDPLMGWIQPKSDKHNFNTESGIAVPVQFSKKGNNHNYCRVTVKDAKGYEIINEGFRGMGIKSGAKYNLTLKASKEAGNISKIIIQFIGKDNKVLGETSIVPTASGWNEYTAQLTPTATEAKAKLRFTFEGTGTIDLDMISLFPEDTWNNRKNGLRKDLVQLLYDMKPGFLRFPGGCIVEGRTLAQRYQWKKTVGEVDNRESLVNRWNTEFAHKPTPDYFQSFGLGFFEYFQLSEDIGATPLPILSCGMACQFNTGELVPMDQLDPYVQDAIDLIEFANGSVDTPWGKVRSDMGHPKPFNLKFIGVGNEQWGTDYIERYKVFEKAIKSKHPEITIVSGSGPFPEGDYFEYAQSELKKLNAEIIDEHYYKEPKWFRENATRYDNYDRKGPKIFAGEYAAQTVAIASPDNKNSWECAFSEAAFMTGMERNAEVVHLTSYAPLFAHEEGWQWTPDMIWFNNLESFGTPNYYVQKLFANNKGTDLLSITKDGKAVTGQNDLFASAVKDANTKEVIVKVVNTSAKAQDITVDLKGSKFQSKGTVITLTSPNTNDENSFASPKKISPKESEYILKSEKASLSVPAYSVTVLKLKLK
- a CDS encoding glycoside hydrolase family 127 protein — protein: MKIFNLKNHTLLLLVSLSLSSAMNAQNIVSKNSGYTITPVNIQNVKLTDNFWLPIIKRVQEKTIEYAIKKCEEEGRMDNFLIAGGKMKGEVKGQMPFDDTDVYKIIEGASNTLISEPNPKLEKLLDSLIGIIKVGQEKDGYLTTWRTINPAKPPAPWVPVIEGKRWESLQISHELYNSGHMIEAAVVHYEATGKRNFLDIAIKNANLLVTTFGDGKDQVHGVPGHQIVETGLVNLYRITNNKDYLHLAKYFLDNRGNPKNHKLYGAYAQDDIPVIQQKEAVGHAVRAVYMYSGLTDIAAIYNDKDYLNAVNNLWTNMVNKKMYITGGIGAIHDGEAFGANYELPNLTAYNETCAAIGDVYWNHRLHNLTGNSDYFDVIERSLYNGLISGISLDGKQFFYPNALESDGVYKNNRGSCTRQSWFDCSCCPTNLIRFIPSIPGLIFSTSKNVLYVNLYASNTAKITLDKTELQISQQTNYPWDGKVALTVSPKKESEFTIKLRIPGWARNQVLPGDLYSYKNLASAKVTLTINGKPLGYKEDKGYISITRKWKKGDTIKLDLPMEVKEVVTNTKVEGNIGKVALEYGPIVYAIEEMDNATNFDKITIDANDKFKVTKEENLLNGVNTIQTDKLKAIPYYSWSNRGVGKMKVWIDLKK
- a CDS encoding arabinan endo-1,5-alpha-L-arabinosidase — protein: MKLHKHTSLLLFFLILFIGTSSFAQDITVHDPVMIKQKDTYYLYCTGKGISVFSSKDLKNWNPEPQIFKEKPLWVDAVVPGFDNHIWAPDISFHNNTYYLYYSVSAFAKNTSAIGVTTNTTLDPKDPAYKWVDQGIVIQSIPNRDLWNAIDPNLTFDENNTPWLAFGSFWEGLKMVKLNPDLKSIAQPQEWHTIAKRKRTFGLADADPGDAALEAPFVFKKNEYYYLFLSWDLCCRGEKSNYKVVVGRSKTITGPYVDKDGKLLTEGGGTLLIQGDKNWFGAGHNSTYTFDGKDYIIYHAYNAKQNGRPLLQIKEVKWDADLWPRL
- a CDS encoding glycoside hydrolase family 43 protein, whose amino-acid sequence is MKTKKTIITLSLLAIISMSKTVAQNSVSASANEKKTDPKTLINNPIIKDKYTGDPAALVYKDKVYLYAGHDEAPNDFNFYKMNEWLVYSTSDMVHWQEHPVPLKVTDFAWAKADAWAAQVIERNGKFYWYVTIEHGTINGKAIGVAVSDSPTGPFKDALGKALITNDMTTQTNISWDDIDPTVMIDDDGQAYIFWGNTVCHYAKLKANMTELDGPIQTISLPNYTEAPWIHKHNNWYYLSYAYQFPEKIAYAMSKSINGPWEYKGILNEIAGNSNTNHQAIIDFKGKSYFIYHNGSIEPNGGSFRRSVCVDRLFYNKDGSMKRIIMTTEGITE
- a CDS encoding arabinan endo-1,5-alpha-L-arabinosidase, which encodes MKKSNSIVRVACYLVLVLTVAVSLGSCSKGDDPTPEPTPTPTPTPTPTPTPTFDGPTYADNYSSISSWGNNSKWNLANVHDPSVAKCGDYYYMYQTDASYGGATDGHGHFFYRRSKDLINWEFMGSTMATAPAWVLDSVNNKRSRMNPILPAITSPNYGFWAPCVRKVGNKYRMYYSIVVDNPIIGTTFDNSWSERAFIGLAETDDLASKVWTDKGMVVCSEPDGLKPYSFTGARNWEDAYFKFNAIDPSFIETPAGEQYLIYGSWHSGIAALKLNPTTGKPDQLKTLSDYGTRIATRSATSRWQASEGPEIIYNPDTQYYYLFMAYDGLDVPYNTRVCRSKNIMGPYLGIDGANVTNGADCWPMLTHPYGFNNHTGWVGISHCAVFQNPETKQWFYSSQARLPKDVPGINVSNAIMMGHVREIQWTEDGWPVVAPERYAGVPATTISEASFVGTWEQITMNYQYATIQKSATIYLTADKKVSGGVSGTWAYDSTSKTLTVNGIKCKVNDAWDWESATRKVTLTYSGLTTAGIPVWGKKIN
- a CDS encoding alpha-N-arabinofuranosidase, coding for MKKILFFLSILAFCSQISFAQKETTVVTIKNTANAPTINKNIYGHFAEHLGRCIYGGFFVGDTSKIPNTAGVRNDIIDALKKLKIPNLRWPGGCFADTYHWKDGIGPKENRPTIVNRWWGGTTEDNSFGTHDFLNLCETLGAEPYLSGNVGSGTVQELADWVQYANFGGKSPMSDLRIKNGRKEPWKVKFWGVGNEAWGCGGNMTADYYVGEYRKFATFMSDWENTGGLTRIASGSNSADYNWTETLMKDIPLNMLGGVGVHHYAVIDWTKKGDDRDYTEFEYFQTMKSALKMEELVTKHSAIMDKYDPEKKVAMIVDEWGAWYEVEKGTNPGFLYQQNTMRDAVLAGSTLNIFNNHADRVRMANLAQCVNVLQAVILTDKARMILTPTYYVMQLYSVHQDAQQLPISIKSPLYTYKDETLPALSASASKDKKGLVHISLVNIDAKKENTVEIDLNELGIKTITGQAITSSKLQDFNSFDNPTKIQPVPFKGFENKKGKLTVNVPPFSVIMLEGK